The Candidatus Cloacimonadota bacterium genome contains the following window.
TTCAACAGAAGATTATATTATCAGTATGCAGAGCGATACGGTTTATTTTTCTGCCTCGAATGACATTGAAACTTCCAATGTTGGTGATGAACTTAAAGTTGATGGACAAACAGAAATTTTTGAGGAAGAAATCGGAGATCAACTTAAAATTGATAGCAGGAATGAACAGACTACTATCGCAGTTGGTGATGAATTGGAAATTGATGCTCAGGAACAAGAATTTGAAAGAAGTATGGACAGAATCGAAGTCGGGGGAACCGGGGATGCTTATGCTGAAGTCCACGTCTTGGATTTTGCCAACGAAGCTCTTGGTGGTGGTGTTGGACCCGTAGTGGGTGAAGTAATTCCCCCTCTATATAACTTCCCACCATTTTATCAGGATTTTAGTGTATTCGAAAATGAAAATATCGAATACGTTATCATTGATACCGGAACTGTTTATATTACATTTCAAAATAATACGGAGATTCCTTTAAGTTCCACTCACCCAAACCAAAATGATCAAATGCATTTTGAATTTTGGACTAATGGCACAGCAGCATCACATCCCGACTCCATTTTTATGTTCACGCATTATATTGATCATGTTATTGAACCCGGAGCCATAGAATACATTTCAATCCCGTTTGATGGACAGACCGTATATATGGATAATTATATGGTATGTTATTTGACCACTGACGGTTCATCGGGACCGGTTAATGTTGATGAGGACGATACATTTGGAGTTACATTTAGTGTTGGAAATATGTCCGTTTCAGAAGCAAATGCTATTATTGAGAATGCTTCAGTTAATCACGAAGATGCAATTTCCATTTCTGACGAAAGCATTCAGGTGATTTCTGCTACGATTGATAGTTGCATTGGAAATATTTATATTGATAGCAATTTGCCAGTTAATATTGATACGTTAATTATTGAATTTTCTGAACTATTTAATCCTCCTCCGGATAATACACCTTTCAAAATTAAAATCGAAGAGCCTATTATTTCCGGAAGTAATCTTAATATTCCGATTGATCTTGCAGGATGTGTAATTCAATCACTCGGAACTGATCCGCTTGACTCTCTTGATTTTTCCCTATATGCTTCCAGTGATCCTCCCCCTACTTATGTTTTGGTTACACAGGAAGATCAAATTCTGACAAATATTGAATTCGGCAGAATGAAATTTGAAACGATTCATGGAATAATTGACCAAGAATCTAATAACGATGGTGAAATAGAACTGGATGATGACATAATTGAATTGCAATCTGCACAAATCAAAGAAGGAAACATTAATATTGAGTTAACAGGAATAGATCTTGAAACTCCGAGTAGGGTTGAGATTTTGTTTGATGAGATAGAAACACCTGCCGGTGAACCCCTCCTTCTTGTGATTGATAATAATTTTAATAACTTCCAGTTTGATTTTGCTGACCATTGGATAGAATTCGTGCCCCCACTTCAAACTCTTCATTATCATACAACGGTTATTTTGGATCAGGAGATTGAAATTTCAAACACCGATATTGTAACTGCTGATATTACCTTAAGCAATTTGATTTTTGAAGAAATAACCGGAAAATTCGGCAGTTTTACAATTGAAGATGAAGACGCAACTGTGATTGACAGCACCGGTGAATTTAGTTTGCACTTTGCCAAAATTGATAGTTGTGACGTGTTAATACAGATAAAGGAGGAAGATTATTCTCTTCCGTTTGGTGCGGATATTGAAATTGTATTTGAAGAAATATTTGATTCAAACGGTGATACCCTAATAATTAATCTGCGTTGCCCGAGTGACACACTTATCAGTTTTGCAAATCATACAATTGGGAATGATCAGGCTGCTACATTAGCAATAGATTCTTTACATTATTCTTATACAGTAATTACAGATAGCACAAATAACTATGTAACCGTTTATTACGAAGATGAGGTGAAAGCAACAATTGGTATTGGTGATATGATATTCGACGAAGTTAAGGGCATCATAAATGAGAAACGATTTGATGTGGACGATATTGATGAAGCAATTGATATTGGAAATATTCCAGACAGTCTTAACGGAGTTATGAACTTCCAAAACGCCGAACTCCACCTTGATGTCTATAATGGCACGGGTTTTGACTGCTGGTTGTATATCAATCTTGTCGGGAAAAACGATGCCGGGGATAGCGCTGTGATTGTGATTGATAATAATACCGGCGTTCTGGTTCCTAATGCCACTTCTACGCTTTGTGTAAGTGCGGGTGTTTCCGAATTGTTAAATCTTATACCTACAGAAATCGTGGCTCGAAATCCCTATGCCATTGTTGGAGATGGGATCACGGTTGGCAATATCACAAAAGAAGACTCCATTGCCGGCTCATACACTCTTGAAACGCCTTTCACATTTATTATAAACGACCATACCGTTACGATGGACACGCTTCAGCATATTGAAATTGATGACGAAACGCAAGACAAAATTCAGAATAATTTGAATAATGTAAAAGTAAAATTAAATACGGAGAACAAATTCCCCTTTGGTTTTACCGCTCGTCTTTATTTTGCTTCAGATTCATCAAAAGTTTGGACAGAACCGGAATTGATTATAGATTCGCTAATCATCGAACCGGCGGTTATTGATACGACCAATGGTGTTTCCGGAGATCCTACTCCGGGTGTGCTTTTTATTGAGCTTAACAATGCAGAGGGCGACCTTAACGTCTTCACAAATCCCGATGTCTATGTTGGAACAGAATTCGACATTATTGGAACAAATGGAAATATTGTTACTTGTATGGGTTCTGATAACTTAAATTTGATCGGTATTTTATCAGTAAAAGTTCACATTGACGAATCACTCTGGGAGGAATAATAATGAATAAGAAAATAATTATCCTGATACTCATTCTGCTTTGTGCAAATATTCTGTTTGCAATAAATATTTATAATCCCAAAAGCCTTGCTCTCGGTGATGCTTTTTTGACAAGATCTTCCGGCTTTCAATCGCTGGAATGGAATCCGGCAAATCTCGGTTTGAAAACTGATAATGTTACCTTAAACCTTTTTCACTTAGATATGCGATTAAAAAACAATTCGATTTCACTCGGAACTTACAACAAAACTACGGGTGATTCTTTAGATGAGAATGAAAAGCAAAAACTTCTCGATAATATCCCCGATTCTGGAATGAATTTATTTACTGCAACCCATTTAAATTTGCCCTTTGCTTCCTTCTCCGTTTGGAAAATCGGTTTTTCGATAAGTGAGCAAACCTATGCTGATATCACCCTTCCAAAAGATATGTTTGATTTGCTTTTATTCGGTAATACTGTGAATGAGGAATTTGATTTTTCCGATGCAGATGTTAAAGTTGTTAGTTTTCTGGAAACGAAATTCGGTTATGGTCAGCAAATATATCCGCAAAAGATTTTCCCTAAATTAGACTCTCTTCCCCCGATTTATGCAGGTATTAGTATGGGAATTATTTCCGGTTTGGGTTATGCGGAAATGGAAAAATTAACTTCAACATTTAAGGTTCAAAATAATGGATACTCAATAATCGAAAATGATATGAAGGTAAAAACAGCGGGTGTAAACACCACGGATAGCACTGTGAGTTTTGCTGACAACAAACCCGCAGGTATTGGCTTCCGCTCAAACATAGGCTTCTATTCACCCATAAATGAAA
Protein-coding sequences here:
- a CDS encoding DUF5723 family protein is translated as MNKKIIILILILLCANILFAINIYNPKSLALGDAFLTRSSGFQSLEWNPANLGLKTDNVTLNLFHLDMRLKNNSISLGTYNKTTGDSLDENEKQKLLDNIPDSGMNLFTATHLNLPFASFSVWKIGFSISEQTYADITLPKDMFDLLLFGNTVNEEFDFSDADVKVVSFLETKFGYGQQIYPQKIFPKLDSLPPIYAGISMGIISGLGYAEMEKLTSTFKVQNNGYSIIENDMKVKTAGVNTTDSTVSFADNKPAGIGFRSNIGFYSPINEKWTVGLAINNIFGFINWQNDCEEVCLTIISDTLNILNFEDSLVVDTTYAVGSFTQSLPVELHLGAEYNYSDFYVDILFFMNYVQGFKNSVITSTTPKVSFGAEYAPLKWLPIRTGIGFGGKEGIHFSFGTGLCFNHFEFNWGIRNYGALFYGAKGLGFSTSMQLKF